The proteins below come from a single Tachysurus fulvidraco isolate hzauxx_2018 chromosome 13, HZAU_PFXX_2.0, whole genome shotgun sequence genomic window:
- the LOC113650761 gene encoding C-type lectin domain family 18 member A-like, protein MRPPKDSQSSAALIMVIFLVINTCTSRTLYGSRRTAVSPESGFGAKERFQIVTQHNRLRSRVEPMAANMQKMEWSDALAALAQMTAESCSENSAVSEADAEHVGWNVHRSPHGVESYSDIINSWFQEGYHYVYQNGRCKSNHTCKHYTQMVWATSSQVGCSLHLCRDGVKQWDMFVCAYFPGGNWEVNGQEVMPYKSGVYCSLCTASMSGCLRLWDHVGGLCETPRNPCRMSCGQYGQLNVSSCQCRCMRGFTGRFCQVRCSVQCVHGRYKEEECSCLCDVGYGGAECAEKLSFPYHSCDMQIDGKCFMVSSEAETYYTAKLRCQDRGGILAQVRNQKVQDIMTFYLGQLENTNEVMDTDFETRNLWIGLTYKPLKDSFRWDTGEIATFTSFAFGQPDNQGFGNCVELQASSAFNWNDQRCKTRNRYICQFGPEHIALWEFGR, encoded by the exons ATGAGACCTCCAAAAGACTCACAGAGTTCGGCTGCATTAATAATGGTTATATTTTTAGTGATAAACACCTGCACGAGCCGGACGCTTTACGGAAGCAGAAGAACAGCCGTCTCACCTGAGAGCG gATTCGGGGCAAAGGAGCGTTTTCAGATCGTTACACAACACAATCGACTGCGCAGTCGGGTCGAGCCCATGGCGGCCAACATGCAAAAAATG GAGTGGAGTGACGCGCTGGCTGCTCTCGCTCAGATGACGGCCGAGTCCTGCTCAGAGAACAGCGCTGTATCCGAAGCAGACGCCGAACACGTCGGCTGGAACGTCCATCGATCGCCTCATGGCGTAGAATCTTACTCTGACATCATCAACTCATGGTTCCAGGAAGGATATCACTACGTCTATCAAAACGGACGCTGCAAAAGCAACCACACCTGCAAGCATTATACACAG ATGGTGTGGGCTACATCCAGTCAGGTGGGCTGCTCTTTGCACCTGTGCAGAGATGGAGTCAAACAATgggacatgtttgtgtgtgcttacTTTCCTGG gggAAACTGGGAGGTGAATGGCCAAGAGGTGATGCCCTATAAATCAGGAGTGTACTGCTCTCTCTGCACGGCCTCCATGTCGGGGTGCTTGCGGCTCTGGGACCATGTCGGAGGCTTGTGTG AGACCCCTCGAAACCCGTGCCGTATGAGTTGTGGACAGTACGGACAGCTGAACGTGTCTTCGTGCCAGTGTCGGTGTATGCGTGGATTCACGGGCCGGTTCTGTCAGG TGCGCTGTAGCGTGCAGTGTGTGCACGGACGCTATAAGGAGGAGGAGTGCTCCTGTCTCTGTGATGTTGGTTATGGAGGAGCGGAGTGTGCAG AGAAGCTGAGTTTCCCTTATCACAGCTGTGACATGCAGATAGACGGTAAATGTTTCATGGTGTCCTCTGAAGCTGAGACGTACTACACGGCCAAGCTGCGTTGTCAA GACAGAGGAGGGATTCTGGCTCAAGTGCGCAATCAGAAGGTTCAGGATATCATGACCTTTTACCTCGGGCAGCTGGAGAACACCAATGAGGTCATGGACACTGACTTTGAGACACGAAACCTCTGGATAG gtttaacTTATAAACCGCTAAAAGACTCGTTCCGTTGGGACACTGGAGAAATCGCCACCTTTACCAGCTTCGCTTTCGGACAGCCGGACAATCAGGG CTTTGGGAATTGTGTCGAGCTGCAAGCGTCCAGCGCCTTCAACTGGAACGACCAGCGCTGCAAAACACGCAACAGATACATCTGCCAGTTCG
- the LOC113650778 gene encoding LOW QUALITY PROTEIN: fibulin-7 (The sequence of the model RefSeq protein was modified relative to this genomic sequence to represent the inferred CDS: substituted 1 base at 1 genomic stop codon), whose protein sequence is MTPKAGLQLSVXYFVDFHFSGTLKECPGTQELQNSLHQAQKLLASHEASYLQSLRSLKRKISQLQNSTARAPSRSGYASCPKLEAPLNGRKLGKGILPGHEVHFLCDSGYELVGSETRQCKETLTWSGQQAVCKEINECASSPCANGGSCTDEVNGFTCVCARGWAGPTCQSPTPTFFATTTNISTSGAAAATLFPLTTLLPFVLPSKCSQVQGTTHCTCEAGYTISGRDTSLCTDIDECEVFHNGPAGRLCAHACVNTPGGYRCSCPAGYQVSRDGRGCRDIDECATRQNNCTRDRLCINTYGGFQCIKVECPRIPNVTYVKTSPTRCERNPCPVDNKACSQAPVSVSYHHMSVVSNLSAPRVLFRVSAVRMIGDTLRFSLLGSHGRRHFSIQRSDRQTGELLLLSPIQGPDTLEVEVEMNELEKKELIGRYITKITIFISQYEF, encoded by the exons ATGACTCCTAAAGCTGGCCTCCAGTTGtctgtgtaatattttgtgGATTTTCACTTTTCTGGGACTTTAAAA GAATGTCCCGGTACTCAGGAGCTACAAAATTCCCTACACCAAGCACAAAAGCTGCTCGCATCACACGAGGCCTCGTACCTGCAGAGTCTGCGCAGCCTGAAGAGGAAAATCAGCCAGCTGCAGAACAGCACGGCTCGTGCGCCTTCCAGATCAGGATATG CGTCCTGTCCCAAACTGGAGGCTCCTCTCAATGGGAGAAAATTAGGGAAGGGTATACTACCGGGTCATGAGGTTCATTTCCTGTGTGACTCAGGCTACGAGCTGGTGGGCTCTGAGACCCGGCAGTGTAAGGAGACGCTCACCTGGAGCGGCCAACAAGCCGTCTGCAAGG AAATAAACGAGTGTGCCTCTTCACCCTGTGCCAATGGGGGTTCATGCACAGATGAAGTGAATGGATTCACATGCGTCTGTGCCAGAGGATGGGCCGGACCTACGTGTCAATCTCCGACCCCGACCT TTTTTGCCACAACAACCAACATCTCCACCTCTGGAGCTGCAGCTGCCACCTTGTTTCCTTTAACGACTCTGCTTCCATTTGTGCTGCCGTCCAAGTGCAGCCAGGTCCAGGgcaccacacactgcacctgtgaggcaggatacaccatttCAGGCCGGGACACCAGCCTCTGTACAG ACATTGATGAGTGTGAAGTTTTCCATAACGGCCCGGCAGGTCGTTTGTGTGCACATGCTTGTGTTAACACCCCAGGTGGTTATCGCTGTTCGTGCCCAGCTGGCTACCAAGTGAGCCGAGACGGCCGAGGCTGCAGAG ATATCGACGAGTGCGCCACACGGCAGAACAACTGCACCCGTGATCGCCTGTGCATTAACACGTACGGAGGTTTTCAGTGCATAAAGGTCGAGTGTCCACGCATCCCTAACGTCACCTACGTCAAAACCTCACCCAC GCGCTGTGAGAGAAACCCCTGCCCTGTAGACAATAAAGCGTGTTCTCAGGCTCCCGTCTCCGTCTCCTACCACCATATGTCAGTGGTGTCAAATCTCTCGGCTCCGCGGGTTTTGTTCCGGGTCTCGGCGGTGCGGATGATTGGAGATACTCTGCGGTTCTCTCTGCTAGGGAGCCACGGGAGACGCCATTTCAGCATCCAGCGATCAGACCGGCAGACCGgagagctgctgctgctcaGCCCCATTCAGGGCCCTGATACCCTGGAGGTGGAGGTAGAGATGAACGAGCTGGAGAAGAAGGAGCTGATCGGGCGCTATATCACCAAGATCACCATCTTCATCTCACAATATGAGTTCTAG